The genomic segment GTAAAATGATGGAGAATTTCTTCAAGCATCTAGTGCTGTCAGGACATGAgagatttcatgcaaatgaattCATTCTTCTCCACCAATAGCCCCTTGGTCCTCTATCTGTTAAATCCCCTAAGTCTTCTGCCTGCATTCATTCTGCTCTCTGTTCTTTACTTATTGCTTACTGCAGagacagtatttttttcctcaaatctaATCAAGTTACTTTGCCCCGCCTAAAACCCTTCCAGAGCTTCTACCACTCTTAGGATAAAGAAAAGCTTCTTAACAAGGTTTCACAATCCCTGTGCTATTTGGCTCTCACTTGCCTTCTAGCTCCATCTCAGATCATCTCAGACCACTCTCTGACTTGAAAGTCACAATGGCCTCCAGTCCACTCCTTTACCTTACCAGGCATCCTCCcacacagggcctttgcacatgcagtCCCATCTGACCGTGCTTCTGATTTTAGCTCCAGTGACATTACGTCAGGGcaatcttctttgatttcttcaactaCATTATGTCCTTATATCATAAGTACCCACACTACCACTTACCTCTCCTCTGTAGCACTTGTTGCCATTGCATCTTTACTTCTGTGCATTTCCCTGACGGATGTTCTCCCCTGCTTAACCGGATGACCCATGAGAGTGAGCATGACACGTGGCAGCAGCTCCTGCTACAGCTGCACACAGTGTGGATTTAGTACAGTCAGGTTGAAAGATAATGCAAGcttttctgaaaactgaaaagtattactttaaatatcataATTATGAGAACTTAATTTTGTATGGAAGGTTTTCAAAATGTACTATGCGTCTCCCTGTCTATATAAGCAGGACAAGAAAAgtcataatttgatttttttactgAATCCTTTCTTATCAAAATCAGTTACTAAACTGTAACACAAAAATGGTCTCAGAAATATCGAGCTAGAACCGCTTCTCTCAACAGTAACATCCCCTGATTACCTGATTTTTTCCCTCCGTTTTCCTCCTAGACCTCCTTTTAATATGTGGTATGTATTTGCATGCAGATGGAAAATTGTTAGAAGTATGTATAAAAACCACATTGGACCTCAATAATGGTCACAAAGGCCCCCTACAAGAGGAACCATGGACTTGTATGCATGGCCAGTGTAACATTCCTTTTGCCTGCTTAGAGACATTACTTAATCTCTGGTTTTCAGTTATATTCTTGACAGCTGAGATTGCCAGATAAAGCCATAAATTAAGGCTGAGAAACTTATGTGATGTCTTGCTGCTTGTGGTTAAGACCCTAGAAAGAAAATGCAGGTCAACTGAGTTTGATATCATTCTATTTTAGATAGAAAAACAAtaggtgtctttttaaaaatcataaactgcatgtatttatccTTTCGTAATAGTGTAATTAGGAAGCAAGCCTAATTCTTATGATAAAGAAAACTCTCTTACCTACAAAGACCTCCCCCCCAAATCTCAtaatatgaaaaaagtaaaaggaaaagtcTTTTCCTAATGAAAGAAGCTGCAATAATCAACTTGAAAAggatttggtttatttctttctttagcatttaGCAATTTACTTAACCTTACAAAACATAAGAAATCCTCTCGGTTTGAatatccccctcccccaatatATAGAAGATGAAATACCAAggagcttaaagaaaaagagtttaaaagaCAACTAATAGTTTACATGACATAGAAAAACTGAAAGGGAGAACTGAAAGTGGGAAATTCCTCTCCAATAGAAAGAGTGGAGGGCCATTCTGTATAAATAGTCCACAttcatggagaaaagacattcacACTGCAAACTCCTGAAGACTGTGTTTCAGCATCTAATAGGAGAGCAGCTACCCTGTTCCTGTCTTCAtcatgaccaacaggtacatccTCCAAATTGCTCTCCTGCTGTGTGTCTCCACCACAGCTCTTTCCACGAGCTACAGCTTGCTTCGATTCCAACAAAAGCGCAGCAATTTGGCCTGTCAGAACCTCCTGCTGCAGCTACCTGGAGCTCCTCAAGATTGCCTCGAGGACAGGATGAGCTTCGAGGTCCCTGAGGAGATTAAGGAACCACAGAAGTTCCAGAAGGAAGACGCCATATTGGTCATCTATGAGATGCTCCAGCAGATCTTAGGGATTTTCAGAAGAAATGTCTCGCGCACTGGCTGGACTGAGCCCATCATTGAGAACCTCCTTGCGGAACTCTGTGGGCAGAGAGATCGTCTGGAGCCAATCCTGGAGGAAATCATGGAGAAGGAAAACTTCCCCGGGGGAGACATGACCGTTCTTCACCTGAAGAAGTACTACTTGCAGATCGTGCAGTACCTGAAGTCCAAGGAGTACAGCAGCTGTGCCTGGACTCTAGTGCGAGTGGAGAtcctcaagaacttttccttcctTAACAGCCTTACAGGCCACCTCCAGAACTGACGATCTGCCACCTGTGGCTCTGGGGACGGACAGTGCTGCCAGCGAGGTCAGGCTCTTCTACCCGCGGAGGCTCTTTCAGTAACTGACAGGCAACGCACTGGATTTGAAAGGACAGTTAAAGACTTTAAGGGTTTTGAAAATTAACTTatgcattatttatttgtttatttatttatttatttaaagtttttccatgagaaataaattatttttgaaacgGAAGTCAACATGgcagttttcattttaacttgatttatGTAACCATCCGTATTAAAAACTGCAGAGCACCTAGGAGATGTTCTTTGTAGAATGAGCCTTTAGAATAGTAGAGTTTCAGGCCCCTtccttcaacaaatttaaaatacaaggAAGCCATGTGGAATATTCAAGGTAAAAGATGGTAAGGGGATGTGATTTCAGAGAATAAATGTGGCCTGAGCTTCTACAGAATTAAAATGGGAGGCAGGTAGGTGGCTGTGGAACTGGAAGCAAGGGCGCCAACTGCTTCTACCCTGTGCCCCAGGCTCTTTTGCCCTAAAGTTAGAGTTTGACTGGCTGTCAGGGTGACCAAGGGAATATTTCAGCTCTTGTGTTTGTCCTAAACTCATCCCTATCTTCTGTGGGATGCtctgcttccctcctccccaccacagggttttaaaatgtttacgtGCCGACCTCCCTCCACTGGCCAATCCTAAGGGTGAGACGTCCCAGGCACTCCTGTGACACTGTTAAGTTGCACTCCCTTTCCTTTACTCCTCATGGTTCAGCCAAGATGTGTGGGTGTCTGAGGAGAGCTGGGGTCTCTGTCTGCTTCCAGGGCACAGACACCAGAGGGAGGCAGAAGTCTGCCTGATACCCCTGCCATCTGGCTAGGTTTTCtccccattttgttttcttcagaaaagtgAGCCTGTTCCTGATTCCCCCTTCCCTGTTCATACAGAATTCCAGGACTATCCTATCTGCTTTTCCTGCTGCTCTGCACCTCTGAAGCTACATATTCTCTAAAGTCAGATCCAAGACAGGTGCAGCAGATGAAGTTGTTTCAGGCCAAGTGAAAAACCAGGAAgcatgggagaaatggaaattcaggtgggagagagggagcacTCACTTATTCCAGGTATTACTCTGGGAAAGTCATCTTCCCCTAGCAGCTCTTTAGACACCTGCCCAGCATGGCTGGGGTTCTGTCTTTACTGAACCCTTTGGGAATCTGAATTATTGACTGTTCCTGTCATTAGCAGCTGCCATCCAGGCGGTGAGCTGAGCTCTTACCTATGTAATCGGATTTAGTCCTCTTCACAACTACCCCTCAGGTAGGCACAATTCCATTACTGCTTTTTACAGAAAACTAAGTCTCCAAGGGGTTTAGTAACTTCCCCTtggtcacatagctagtgagtGGAGGTTAAAAAAGAAGTACAAAGGGAAGAATCCTATACGACTTTATTTGTATCTAGGCGTTTTCTCCTAGAGTAGCACAGAAGTCTGTGTTCCCTTTAAGGGATTCGGCTTTGAGAAGAAATGTTAGTCCACAGTTTCAGAGCAGACACTATCAAGACAGTGAGCTCAGGGCTCCCCCTTCTGACTTAAGCTGGGTAAAACACCAGCTGTGGGACAGAGAAGTGCCATCCTGGTAGGTCTGCTGCTATTGTCATCCTCCCAAGCCAGTCAAGGTTCCTATAAGACAGTaaactttccctctctccccagcttccCATAGTCTGAGACtccacatcccagctctgccgaAAGCCCTTCCACAGCTGTGCTTCCTTTTGCCTAGGAGTCAAACGCAAGATCAGTACACCGAAATGCAGAGTGAAAGGCATGCCTAGAGCAGCCCAGAGGATGCTAAAGTTCACCTGGGCTGAACAGCTAAATTGGCTGAGATAGCAAGAGGCTGGTGCAGCCCAGGAAAGGCCTGCTCTGTGCTGTGCAGGGCACTAGGGGACAGAGGAGAGGCCTACTCTGCAGAATTATAAATAACTATGACACCACTGAGCATTCTAGTCCATCCAGAATATCAAAAGTATGTTCATCATAGTAGAGGATAAATGACAATTAATATTAATTCTAATAAGAACGATGGAGGCTAACCTAAAGCTGCATGTgtgaatatttgcatatattaaaaagcTTTGCCACATGTAAGTCAGCACATCTGCATGGATAGCTACATATGAGGAGTGAAGTGATTATTTTAGCTGGCATCAGAATGCATTACTAGGAAAGCATTTGTTGTTTAGAAAAATATTGAGTGGGCCTCTTGAGATACAAGGTGAGATCTTGAGGTTGTGGATATAGCAACACAAAAGACAGCACAATACCAATAgcatgtttttgtgtgtctgtgtttgaggaggaaagagagagaaacacagtcGATGGTCTTGGGGCTGTGGTGCTCCCTGGAATAAGGCAGCTGTGAAAAATTTCTGGTGAGGGCAAATAAAGGACTTTTAAGAACAAGGATGTCTCACAGGCCACTTGAAATTATGTGCACTAAAGTGATGAAATCCTCTCCTCCATCTTCTTCAAAGCTTCAGTAGAGATGGTTGCCCACACAAAGCCCCCATGTGCATAGAAATCATAGTGTCCAGGATTGAAGTGATATGGGGAAACAAGCAGAGGGTGTCTGGACGTGCATGCGTGAACCAAGTCAGTGGGGACAGAAGGTAGAGCCGTGACAACAGAGCCCTTCCCACCCCGCCTCCACCTCCCGAGGAAACCATGGAGAGGACACAGATTAGGGGGTCGAGAAGTTTTATCTACTCTTAAGCAGCTAGATCCTGGTGAACATCTTGGTTaacataaatattacataaatattgcCTAAGCATATGGACATGTAGTTACAGGGTAATATCAGTGTACATTTGTATGCTATTTTTTGCACTTAACAAAGCTGGTGACAATGACACCCTAGGAATTTAGGGTGTCATCAGGCACTTTTAGGTCCTCAGATATATCTGATGTAGGGACTTGTTCATAAAATACtcataagaatatgaaaaaaccATGCCACAGTCTGGGAGAAACTATTTAcaaattacatatctgataaaggacttgtgtccagaaaatatcaaaaaatgctctcaaaactcaacaataagaaactaACCCAATAAAAATGAGTGATATATTTGAATGAATACTGTATCAAAGAGATAAATGAATAGTAAATAAGTATATGGAAACATGAAAGCCTTCTTCATGGGTTTAGATCAGATAATGAATGTGAAACAGTCCTAGATAGCtgcctccacaagagggcagacagcagtatcaagcagtctcagcagtattttgtcttgtggagctgaaaaccacggccccagaaagacagagaaaatgaaaaagcagaggactttgtaccagatgaagggacaggataaaaccccagaaaaacaactaaatgaagaggagataggcacacttacagaaaaagaattcagaataatgatagtgaagatgatccaggactttgaaaaaagcccGGAGGCAAAGAtttaaaagtttaccaaagacctagaagaagtaaagagcaaacaaacagagatctgcaacacaataacggaaatgtaaaacacacaagaaggaaccaacagcagattaactgaggcagaagggcgaataagtgacctggaagacagaatggtgataatcactgatgcggaaaagaataaggaaaaaagaatgaaaagaactgaagacagcctaagagacctctgggacaatgttaaacgcatcaacgttcacattataggggtcccagaaggagacgagagagagaaaggacctgagaaaatactggaagaggttatagctgaaaacttccccaacatgggaaaggaaatagctacccaagtcaagcagtgcagagagtcccaggcaggataaacccaaggagaaatatgccaagacatatagtagtcaaaatgacaaaaattaaagacagagaaaagttattaaaagcaacaagggaaaaatgataaataagatacaagggaactcccataagcttaacagctgatttctcagcagaaactctgcaagccagaagggagtggcacgatatatttcaagtgatgaaagggaagaacctacaaccaagaatactctacccagcaaggatctcattcaggttcaacagaaaaatcaaaacctttccagacaagcaacagctaagagaattcagcaccaccaaaccagccctacaacaaatgcgaaaggaacttctctaagcgggaaacataagagaagaaaaggacctacagaaacaacaacaaaacaattaagaaaatggtaataggaacacagatatcgataattaccttgaatgtaaagggactcaatgcaccaaccaaaagacacagactggctgaatggatacaaaaacaagacccacatatatgctgtctacaagagacccacatcagacctagggacacatacagtcGGAAAGTgacaggatggaaaaagatattccatgcaaatggaat from the Hippopotamus amphibius kiboko isolate mHipAmp2 chromosome 2, mHipAmp2.hap2, whole genome shotgun sequence genome contains:
- the LOC130845841 gene encoding interferon beta-2-like; translated protein: MTNRYILQIALLLCVSTTALSTSYSLLRFQQKRSNLACQNLLLQLPGAPQDCLEDRMSFEVPEEIKEPQKFQKEDAILVIYEMLQQILGIFRRNVSRTGWTEPIIENLLAELCGQRDRLEPILEEIMEKENFPGGDMTVLHLKKYYLQIVQYLKSKEYSSCAWTLVRVEILKNFSFLNSLTGHLQN